In Candidatus Obscuribacterales bacterium, the DNA window TTGCACTCAGAGACGGGGGTGGGTTGTCCTAAGACCCCACAGGTCAGACGCTGGGAGTGATACCGCCCATCAATAGCCTTTAAGATAGATAGGAACGGGTTAGCAGCAGGACAGATCATGACAGGAGAGGAGCTGCATCAGCTACTCATGGACAAATGGGGGCGATCGTACGATCTACAGCTACGACGCATTCAAGACCAGGTGTTTCTACAGGTGATGTGGAAATATTTGGAGCAGGTGTCGTTTCCCCGCAGTGAAGCCGACTATTTCGCCCATCTGGAGGCGATCGCTCACTATATGAATGCTTGGGGCAGCGAACAGTACATTCGTCAGTATATTGAACAGACGCGCGATCGCCCCCGGTTGGGCAAGGCGGTAAGTATCCCCATTGATTTAGGGGAACGGGCCTCGGAGTGGTTGCTGGAGTTTTAGGCTGCTACCGTCCAGTGGCAACTACCATGCCAATCCCGCCGAAGTAGAGAATTAACACTGCGCCGGCAAACAGACTTTGGGTGACGGGATCGGTAGACGGGGTGAGGACTGCGCCCATGATCGCCGCGATCATGATCACGTATCGCCAGTTGGACAGCATTTGCCGGGATGACACAATGCCTAAGGTGCCGAGCAGGAGCTGGATGATCGGCACCTGAAACGCTAGACCGGTGCTAAACAACAGCAGCAGCACAAATTCAAAGTAGCGATCGATGGACCACAGTTGCTCCACCACGCCGTCGCCGTAGTTGATGAAGAAGTTGAGGGCGGCAGGAATGAGGGCGATGTAGGCAAAGCCCAGTCCAGCAACGAACAAGATGCTCGATCCAAAGACAATGGGCGCAATCAAGCGGCGTTCTCGCAGCGATAGCCCCGGCAGCACAAACTGCACAATTTGGTAGAGCACGAAGGGTGTTGCTACCAAGAGACCGCTA includes these proteins:
- a CDS encoding DUF3067 family protein, producing MTGEELHQLLMDKWGRSYDLQLRRIQDQVFLQVMWKYLEQVSFPRSEADYFAHLEAIAHYMNAWGSEQYIRQYIEQTRDRPRLGKAVSIPIDLGERASEWLLEF
- the tatC gene encoding twin-arginine translocase subunit TatC — its product is MTPPSDLETATQDINPKLASAQANSRSASDDSVDEFPDEVEMSIFDHLEELRQRIFYSLGAAILGVIGCFLYVKPIVQLLEVPAQGVKFLQLSPGEYFFVSIKVAGYSGLLVATPFVLYQIVQFVLPGLSLRERRLIAPIVFGSSILFVAGLGFAYIALIPAALNFFINYGDGVVEQLWSIDRYFEFVLLLLFSTGLAFQVPIIQLLLGTLGIVSSRQMLSNWRYVIMIAAIMGAVLTPSTDPVTQSLFAGAVLILYFGGIGMVVATGR